Sequence from the Gracilinanus agilis isolate LMUSP501 chromosome 6, AgileGrace, whole genome shotgun sequence genome:
GGCCACCTCTCTGGCTGACCAGGTAGGCCGTGGTCTCTCTGGGGGGGCCGATGAGGAGGGGGGGCGTCTCCGGAGGTCCGGGCAGAGGCGCCACCGGGCTTGCCCCCTTGCAGGACATCTTCAATGCCGTGATCAAACAGCACCCTTGGCTGGTGCACCCCCTGCCCTGCTCCTGGAACGTGCAGCTCTCGGACCACACTCGAGCCGAGCAGTGCTACTCCGAGGTGTCGGACCTCAAGGTGAGCCTGTGCCAGGGGACCCCCCAGGGCTGGCCGGGCAGGGGCCGGACTTCGTGGCCTAAAGCTCCCTCCCTCGCTCTCCCAAGGTGATTCACTGGAACTCCCCGAAGAAACTTGGGGTGAAGAATAAACATGTGGAATTCTTCCGAAATCTCTACCTGACCTTCTTGGAATACGACGGGAACCTGCTGCGGAGAGAACTGTTTGGCTGCGGCGGCGCTCCCCAGGCTGAGCCGGCCCAGGTGCGGCGCCCCTTCCCGCCGGGGAGGGACCAGGGAAGGGGGCTGGGAGCAGACCCCGGCCGGCGGGGGAGAGGGCTCTCTCGCCCCTCGGGGAGCCCCAGGCTCAGGCCTTTCTCCCCAACATCTGCTAGACCAGACAAGCCgcgggggagggagaggaggacgACGCCTGCTACGAGTTCCGCCAGCAGCAGCTCACGGTGCACCGGGTGCACCTCACCTTCCTGCCCTTCGAgccccctgcccctgcccctgacGACGTCACCCTGGTAGCCCAGCTCTCCATGGACCGGTAAGGGAGGTGGGCAGAGCCGGAGGCAGAGAGCCGGAGGCGAGAGGGGCCCCCAGCCTGACGCCCCCTGCCTCCGGCTTCCCCAGGCTGCAGATGCTGGAGGCCCTCTGCCGCCACTGGCCGGGCCCCATGAGCCTGGCCCTGTACCTGTCCGACGCTGAGGCCCAGCAGTTCCTCCGCTTTGCTCAGGCCTCCGAGGTGCTGGCCGCCCGGCGGGACGTGGCCTACCATATCGTGTACCGAGAAGGGCCCCTGTACCCCGTCAACCTGCTTCGGAACGTGGCTCTGGGCCAGGCCCACACTCCCTACGTCTTCCTCACCGACATCGACTTCTTGCCAGCCTTCTCCCTCTATGACTACCTCAGGTGCCAGCTTCTCCCGCCCTGGGGAGACGGGGCAGGAGGTGGGGGAGCCCCAGGGACCCCCCATAGTTCCGTGGCTCCCGCTGGTTAGATGGGGGGGAATAGAAATGGAGGGGGAAGGCTTGTGAGGGGCAGCAAAGAAGGCGTGGGGGGGCGTTTGTAGGAGGAGGCATTCAGGCCTATTCTTGGGGGTCCGGTTGTGCTGGGCAGGGATTAGTGTGCCCATTTTCTACACAGTGGCACTGAGGCTCGGGGAGGGAAGGGATCTGCCCTGGCACACAGCTCATCAGAGGCAGACTAGACTAGTTCTGGACACTTTTGtttttaaccccttcccttcccttttagaatccatactgtcaatgggttccagggcagaagagtgggaagggctaggcaagggggggggggcaatcagtgacttgtccagggtcccaccactaggaagggtctgaatccaggacgtcccatctctaggactggctctccatccactgagctactcagctgcctcccGAGTCctagacctttttttaaaaagatattttctcGATTCAGCCTTTTCATAGTtgttttttcatatcacctggcAGATCTCATCCCCGTCTTTGTTCTGAGGTGACGGTCTGTCGTTTGCTGCCACCCCAAAGCCTGCCAGGGctgtcctttccctccctgaCGCCCCCTCTCCTCTAGGACCTCCATTAAGGAGCTGGGCCTGGCCACCCGCAAAGCTGCTCTGGTGGTGCCGGCCTTTGAGACCCTTCGCTATCGCCTGAACTTCCCCACCTCCAAGACGGAGCTGCTGGCTTTGCTGGACGCCGGCTCCCTCTACACCTTCAGGTGGGCTTCTCCTCCCCCTTAGTCCCCCCCAGCTTCTCTGGGGCCCCCAACGCGTGACCGTGTGTCTCCTGGGCCTTGTAGGTACCACGTCTGGCCCCGAGGGCATGAGCCCACCGACTATGCCCGCTGGCGGGAGGCCCAGGCGCCCTACCGCGTGGAGTGGGCGGCCGATTACGAGCCCTACGTGGTGGTGCCCCGGGACTGCCCCCGCTACGATCCCCGCTTCGTGGGCTTTGGCTGGAACAAGGTGGCCCACATTATGGAGCTCGATGCACAG
This genomic interval carries:
- the LARGE2 gene encoding LARGE xylosyl- and glucuronyltransferase 2, with amino-acid sequence MVPSVLISFYNADELKPEVAWIPNKHYSGIYGLLKLTLLRALPPTLPQVIVLDTDITFASDIADLWAVFARFSDKQVIGLVENQSDWYLGNLWKNHRPWPALGRGFNTGVILLQLERLRQVGWEQMWRLTAERELLTMLATSLADQDIFNAVIKQHPWLVHPLPCSWNVQLSDHTRAEQCYSEVSDLKVIHWNSPKKLGVKNKHVEFFRNLYLTFLEYDGNLLRRELFGCGGAPQAEPAQTRQAAGEGEEDDACYEFRQQQLTVHRVHLTFLPFEPPAPAPDDVTLVAQLSMDRLQMLEALCRHWPGPMSLALYLSDAEAQQFLRFAQASEVLAARRDVAYHIVYREGPLYPVNLLRNVALGQAHTPYVFLTDIDFLPAFSLYDYLRTSIKELGLATRKAALVVPAFETLRYRLNFPTSKTELLALLDAGSLYTFRYHVWPRGHEPTDYARWREAQAPYRVEWAADYEPYVVVPRDCPRYDPRFVGFGWNKVAHIMELDAQEYEFLVLPEAFAIHLPHAPSLDISRFRSSPAYRQCLQALKDEFHQDLSRRYGAAALKYLTAQRQP